A region of Pseudomonas putida DNA encodes the following proteins:
- the tgt gene encoding tRNA guanosine(34) transglycosylase Tgt, with the protein MSFELLATDGKARRGRITFPRGTVETPAFMPVGTYGTVKGMLPRDIEAIGAEMILGNTFHLWLRPGTEVIKKHNGLHDFMQWKGPILTDSGGFQVFSLGAMRKIKEEGVTFASPVDGSKVFMGPEESMQVQRDLGSDVVMIFDECTPYPAEHDVARTSMELSLRWAQRSKNAHADNTAALFGIVQGGMYQDLRMRSLEGLENIGFDGLAIGGLSVGEPKHEMIKVLDYLPDQMPADKPRYLMGVGKPEDLVEGVRRGVDMFDCVMPTRNARNGHLFVDTGVIKIRNAFHRHDESPLDPTCDCYTCTNFSRAYLHHLDKCGEMLSSMLNTIHNLRHYQRLMAGLREAIQQGKLAAFVDAFYAKRGLPVPPLG; encoded by the coding sequence ATGTCCTTCGAACTGCTGGCCACCGACGGCAAGGCCCGTCGTGGTCGCATCACCTTCCCTCGTGGCACCGTGGAAACCCCGGCGTTCATGCCGGTCGGCACCTATGGCACGGTCAAGGGCATGCTGCCGCGCGACATTGAGGCCATCGGCGCCGAGATGATCCTGGGCAACACCTTCCACCTGTGGCTGCGCCCGGGTACCGAGGTGATCAAGAAGCACAACGGCCTGCACGACTTCATGCAGTGGAAAGGCCCGATCCTCACCGACTCCGGTGGCTTCCAGGTATTCAGCCTGGGCGCCATGCGCAAGATCAAAGAGGAAGGCGTGACCTTCGCCTCGCCCGTCGACGGCTCCAAGGTGTTCATGGGCCCAGAAGAGTCCATGCAGGTCCAGCGTGACCTGGGCTCGGACGTGGTGATGATTTTCGACGAGTGCACCCCTTACCCGGCCGAGCACGACGTGGCGCGCACCTCCATGGAGCTGTCGCTGCGTTGGGCCCAGCGCTCGAAAAACGCCCATGCCGACAACACCGCGGCGCTGTTCGGCATCGTCCAGGGCGGCATGTACCAGGACCTGCGCATGCGCTCGCTGGAAGGCCTGGAAAACATCGGCTTCGACGGCCTGGCCATCGGCGGCCTGTCGGTGGGTGAGCCCAAGCACGAGATGATCAAGGTGCTGGACTACCTGCCGGATCAGATGCCCGCTGACAAACCTCGTTACCTTATGGGGGTAGGCAAACCGGAAGATCTCGTTGAGGGTGTGCGCCGCGGCGTCGACATGTTCGATTGCGTGATGCCGACGCGTAACGCGCGCAACGGCCATCTGTTCGTCGATACAGGGGTAATCAAGATCCGCAACGCGTTCCATCGCCACGATGAATCGCCGCTGGATCCGACCTGTGATTGCTACACCTGCACCAACTTCTCCCGCGCGTATCTCCATCACCTGGACAAATGCGGCGAAATGTTGAGCAGCATGCTGAATACCATCCACAACTTGCGCCATTACCAGCGCTTGATGGCCGGTTTACGCGAGGCTATTCAACAGGGTAAATTGGCCGCCTTTGTCGACGCC
- a CDS encoding bestrophin family protein yields MKEIIARKYRLVVKTIGYIGWSLFWLLIWDVLVTIDFMLFFNSKFTLPLIPLTLLGSALVVLVSFRNSSAYNRWWEARTLWGALVNSSRSFARQTLTLIDDPDDGLNPIKATLLRRHIAYVNCLAAHLKGNHCPDELIAFIPQAEFERRNRSNNFANDILSGSAALLAREYQAGRLDSIRLARLESTLVDLSNAQGGMERIANTPLPYPYVYFPRLFITLFCLIVPVGLVESLGWFTPLASTVVGFMLLAIERIGTDLQSPFRFSEHQIQMDTICETIERNLESMQREAQHGELTT; encoded by the coding sequence GTGAAAGAGATCATCGCCCGCAAGTACCGCCTGGTGGTGAAGACCATCGGTTACATCGGCTGGTCGCTGTTCTGGCTGCTGATCTGGGATGTGCTGGTCACCATCGACTTCATGCTGTTCTTCAACAGCAAGTTCACCCTGCCGTTGATTCCCTTGACCTTGCTGGGTTCGGCGCTGGTGGTGCTAGTGAGCTTTCGCAACAGCAGCGCCTACAACCGCTGGTGGGAGGCGCGCACGTTATGGGGCGCATTGGTCAACAGTTCGCGCAGTTTTGCCCGGCAGACGCTGACGCTGATCGATGACCCGGATGACGGGCTGAACCCGATCAAGGCGACCTTGCTGCGCCGGCATATCGCCTATGTGAACTGCCTGGCCGCGCACTTGAAGGGCAACCACTGCCCGGATGAACTGATAGCGTTCATCCCGCAAGCGGAGTTCGAACGGCGCAACCGCTCGAACAACTTCGCCAACGACATCCTCAGTGGCTCGGCAGCCCTGCTGGCGCGGGAATACCAAGCCGGGCGCCTGGACAGCATTCGCCTGGCGCGGCTGGAATCCACGCTAGTGGACCTGTCCAATGCCCAGGGCGGCATGGAACGGATTGCCAATACACCACTACCCTACCCTTATGTGTACTTTCCACGGCTGTTCATCACGCTGTTCTGCCTGATCGTGCCGGTGGGCCTGGTCGAGTCGTTGGGGTGGTTCACGCCATTGGCATCGACGGTGGTGGGGTTCATGTTGCTGGCCATCGAGCGGATCGGCACCGACCTGCAAAGCCCCTTCCGTTTCAGTGAGCACCAGATCCAGATGGACACCATCTGCGAGACGATCGAGCGCAACCTGGAGTCGATGCAACGGGAAGCGCAGCATGGCGAACTGACCACCTGA
- the phnE gene encoding phosphonate ABC transporter, permease protein PhnE translates to MNRAINLLVLGVIIAAVVASFAYLELDLHALVGDGGLGQMGEYAGRFLHPDLSVEHLRAVWHGALETLAMSGLGTLLAVMLGMLLALPAAGRFGWPLQAAARVLLNALRAIPELVWAALTVLAAGLGPNAGTLALALHTAGVLGRLFAEALENAPAEPAAAIRLQGGSQVAAFCFGTLPNLWPQLLAYSLYRWENNIRMASVLGFVGAGGLGQMLYTTLSLFQEAQASTVIIAMLVLVLLVDALSDVLRQRYVRA, encoded by the coding sequence ATGAACCGGGCGATCAACTTGCTGGTGCTCGGCGTGATCATCGCCGCAGTGGTGGCCTCGTTCGCCTATCTGGAGCTGGACCTGCACGCGCTGGTCGGCGATGGCGGCTTAGGGCAGATGGGCGAGTACGCGGGGCGATTCCTGCACCCGGACCTGTCCGTCGAGCATTTGCGCGCGGTGTGGCATGGCGCCTTGGAGACCCTGGCGATGTCGGGCTTGGGGACCTTGTTGGCGGTGATGCTGGGGATGCTGCTGGCGTTGCCGGCGGCGGGCCGCTTCGGCTGGCCGCTGCAGGCAGCGGCGCGTGTACTGCTCAATGCCTTGCGGGCCATCCCCGAGTTGGTCTGGGCGGCGCTCACCGTGCTGGCCGCAGGGCTTGGCCCGAATGCCGGGACCCTGGCCTTGGCGTTACACACAGCCGGCGTGTTGGGCCGCTTGTTTGCCGAGGCGTTGGAGAACGCGCCGGCAGAGCCTGCTGCAGCTATTCGCTTGCAGGGCGGCAGCCAGGTGGCGGCATTCTGCTTTGGCACCTTGCCTAACCTGTGGCCGCAGTTGCTGGCCTACAGCCTGTACCGCTGGGAGAACAACATCCGCATGGCCAGCGTGTTGGGGTTTGTCGGGGCGGGTGGGTTGGGGCAGATGCTCTACACCACCTTGAGCCTGTTCCAGGAGGCGCAAGCCAGCACGGTGATCATCGCCATGCTGGTGCTGGTGTTGCTGGTGGATGCCTTGAGTGATGTGCTGCGCCAGCGGTATGTGCGCGCCTGA
- a CDS encoding GNAT family N-acetyltransferase — MHLHHRPVQPSDIPAICCFPQGPDELFYMFPKATYPLTPAQLTEAIAQRNASTVAEGDGTVLGFANFYKAEHGGVCALGNVVVAPAARGLGVASYLVTAMIELAREQFAAREIWVSCFNHNTAGLLLYPQLGFVPFGIEERQAPDGKRVALVQMRQVLA; from the coding sequence ATGCACCTGCACCACCGCCCTGTTCAGCCCAGCGACATCCCTGCCATCTGCTGCTTCCCCCAGGGCCCGGACGAACTGTTCTACATGTTCCCCAAAGCAACCTACCCGCTCACACCTGCGCAACTCACCGAGGCCATCGCCCAGCGCAACGCTTCTACGGTGGCAGAAGGCGACGGCACGGTGCTGGGCTTCGCCAACTTCTACAAAGCCGAGCACGGCGGCGTGTGCGCCCTGGGCAACGTGGTAGTGGCGCCAGCCGCCCGCGGCCTTGGGGTGGCGAGCTACCTGGTAACCGCCATGATCGAGCTGGCCCGCGAGCAGTTTGCGGCGCGAGAGATTTGGGTGTCGTGCTTCAATCACAACACGGCGGGGTTGCTGCTTTATCCACAGCTGGGCTTTGTGCCGTTCGGCATCGAAGAACGCCAGGCGCCAGATGGGAAGCGGGTGGCGTTGGTGCAGATGAGGCAGGTGCTGGCCTAG
- the queA gene encoding tRNA preQ1(34) S-adenosylmethionine ribosyltransferase-isomerase QueA — translation MRVADFSFELPDSLIARHPLAERHGSRLLVLDGPSGALVHQQFTDLLDYLRPGDLMVFNNTRVIPARLFGQKASGGKLEVLVERVLDSHRVLAHVRSSKAPKVGAQILIDGGGEAEMVARHDTLFELRFTEEVLPLLERVGHMPLPPYIDRPDEGADRERYQTVYAERAGAVAAPTAGLHFDEALLEKIAAKGVERAFVTLHVGAGTFQPVRVDKIEDHHMHKEWLEVSQDVVDAVEACRARGGRVVAVGTTSVRSLESAARDGVLKAFSGDTDIFIFPGRPFHVVDALVTNFHLPESTLLMLVSAFAGYPETMAAYAAAVEQGYRFFSYGDAMFITRNPAPRGPEDQA, via the coding sequence ATGCGCGTCGCCGATTTTTCCTTCGAACTCCCCGATTCCCTGATCGCCCGCCACCCTTTGGCCGAGCGCCATGGCAGCCGTCTGCTGGTCCTCGATGGGCCGAGCGGCGCGTTGGTACATCAGCAATTCACCGATTTGCTCGACTACCTGCGCCCCGGCGACCTGATGGTCTTCAACAACACCCGGGTGATCCCGGCGCGGTTGTTTGGCCAGAAAGCCTCCGGCGGCAAGCTGGAAGTGCTGGTCGAGCGCGTGCTCGACAGCCACCGGGTGCTGGCGCATGTGCGCTCCAGCAAGGCACCCAAGGTCGGTGCGCAGATTCTCATCGATGGCGGTGGCGAGGCCGAAATGGTCGCGCGCCACGACACGCTGTTCGAGCTGCGCTTCACCGAAGAGGTGCTGCCACTGCTCGAACGCGTCGGGCACATGCCGCTGCCACCTTACATCGACCGCCCCGACGAAGGCGCCGACCGTGAGCGTTACCAGACCGTCTACGCCGAGCGTGCCGGTGCTGTAGCTGCACCAACGGCCGGCCTGCACTTCGACGAAGCGCTGCTGGAAAAGATCGCCGCCAAGGGCGTGGAGCGGGCCTTCGTGACCCTGCACGTCGGCGCGGGCACCTTCCAGCCGGTGCGGGTCGACAAGATCGAAGACCATCACATGCATAAAGAGTGGCTCGAAGTGAGCCAGGATGTGGTGGATGCCGTCGAGGCCTGCCGTGCCCGTGGCGGGCGCGTGGTTGCCGTGGGCACCACCAGCGTGCGTTCGCTGGAAAGCGCGGCGCGCGATGGCGTGCTCAAGGCGTTCAGTGGCGATACCGATATTTTCATCTTCCCGGGCCGGCCGTTCCATGTGGTCGATGCCCTGGTCACCAATTTCCACCTGCCGGAGTCCACGCTACTGATGCTGGTCTCGGCCTTCGCCGGCTACCCCGAGACCATGGCCGCCTACGCGGCGGCGGTCGAGCAGGGGTACCGCTTCTTCAGTTACGGTGATGCCATGTTCATCACCCGCAATCCGGCGCCACGCGGGCCCGAGGATCAAGCATGA
- a CDS encoding sigma-70 family RNA polymerase sigma factor gives MNDDLSQVYAEHNGWLKQWLYRRLGCSAQAADLAQDTFLRILQAQQKAGASLSLQRPRAYLATVSRRLVYDHFRRQSLERAYLEMLAQLPELFALSAEEQWSMRETLQQLDALLDTFKPVVRSVFLLVQLEGLTYVEVARRLGIGERTVKRHMANALEACILFDDDF, from the coding sequence ATGAACGATGATCTGAGTCAGGTCTACGCAGAGCACAACGGATGGCTCAAGCAGTGGCTTTACCGTCGGCTGGGTTGCTCTGCCCAGGCCGCTGACCTGGCACAGGACACTTTTCTGCGGATCCTTCAGGCGCAGCAAAAAGCGGGGGCAAGCCTAAGCCTGCAAAGGCCGCGTGCCTATCTCGCAACGGTAAGCCGACGCCTGGTATACGACCATTTTCGCCGCCAGTCGCTGGAGCGCGCCTACCTCGAAATGCTCGCGCAACTGCCAGAACTGTTTGCGCTATCTGCCGAGGAACAGTGGTCAATGCGCGAAACGCTGCAGCAGTTGGACGCATTGCTCGACACCTTCAAACCGGTCGTGCGCTCGGTGTTCCTGTTGGTGCAACTGGAGGGCCTGACCTATGTCGAGGTGGCGCGCCGCCTGGGCATCGGCGAGCGCACGGTCAAGCGGCACATGGCCAACGCCCTGGAAGCCTGCATCCTGTTCGACGACGACTTCTGA
- a CDS encoding TonB-dependent siderophore receptor codes for MGKPRASSYRRVLALSALAIALQGSGASALAAPEKAQHGYSIASGSLAQVLGRFASEGGITLQYTSELTRGLTSPGLQGQYGIEEGFQRLLAGTGLQAIPRGGNVYGLQPLPQDGTALELGATNVNAQGESAYGPVDGYVAKRTATATKTDTSILETPQTINVITQDEMKARGSLSVSEALRYTPGIQVDGFSARVKAFDEPTSRGFNATPMYLDGLHLPYGGGSTGGALQIDPYLLERVEVLKGPASVLYGQNQPGGIVNMVSKRPTAETLRSVKLGAGSHDRKYGAFDLGGPLDEQGTFLYRLTGVVSDVNSEVDYADQKRMTLAPSFTWNVNDRTTLTFYGHFQKDNDTPEPQGLPVWGTVLANPNGTIDRDRFIGEPNYASYDRDQYTLGYEVAHELNEVWTLKQNARYAYVDDRFVSLLHGYEFIPNQVSGANDLSSIGRYAIDWAQTNKVYGIDNTAQAVFKTGEVDHTLLLGADYYHFNSRFLGRYQNNPPGIDLYNPVYGQPVDFSLVAENTWDNTIRQTGLYLQDQIKWERWFLTIGGRYDWAVTENKQPLYKVDNSIKDEKFSGRVGFGYLFDNGITPYFSYSESFQPNTGTDFHHNTFDASTGKQYEVGIKYQPPGSNSFVQVSAYQIDRRNVLTADPDHLGYSNQSGELRSTGLELEGKAELTRNLNLVASVSRVDTEYTKDNDGMKGRHPVGISPLTAATWLDYKMPESSSLRGLGFGVGVRYVRSSPGTSMAYREFDVPSYSVYDGMIAYDLEKSPLAIKGVRIQANVENIDDKRYVSRCSGVWECTYGQGRTVTANLTYDW; via the coding sequence ATGGGTAAACCGCGTGCATCCAGCTATCGACGCGTCCTCGCCCTCAGTGCCCTGGCCATTGCCCTGCAGGGCAGCGGTGCATCAGCATTGGCTGCGCCTGAAAAGGCGCAGCACGGCTACAGCATCGCCTCCGGGAGCCTGGCCCAGGTACTTGGCCGGTTTGCCAGTGAAGGGGGAATTACCCTGCAATACACCTCGGAACTGACGCGAGGGCTTACCAGCCCTGGTCTACAGGGGCAATACGGAATTGAAGAAGGGTTTCAAAGGCTGCTTGCCGGGACCGGCCTGCAGGCCATACCTCGCGGGGGCAACGTGTACGGCCTGCAGCCGTTGCCGCAGGACGGTACGGCCCTGGAGCTTGGGGCGACTAATGTAAACGCACAGGGCGAGTCAGCTTACGGCCCGGTGGACGGGTATGTCGCCAAGCGCACTGCCACAGCCACCAAGACCGATACGTCTATCCTGGAAACCCCGCAGACCATCAACGTCATCACCCAGGACGAAATGAAGGCGCGTGGCTCACTCTCGGTCAGCGAGGCCTTGCGCTATACACCCGGCATACAAGTCGATGGCTTCTCGGCACGGGTCAAGGCGTTTGACGAACCCACCTCGCGGGGGTTCAACGCTACGCCCATGTATCTGGACGGCTTGCACCTGCCCTACGGCGGCGGCAGTACCGGCGGCGCCCTGCAGATCGATCCCTACCTGCTCGAACGCGTCGAAGTACTCAAAGGGCCGGCTTCCGTGCTGTATGGCCAAAACCAGCCGGGGGGCATCGTCAACATGGTATCAAAGCGCCCCACAGCCGAAACCTTGCGCTCGGTCAAACTGGGGGCGGGTAGCCATGATCGCAAGTATGGTGCCTTCGACCTTGGCGGTCCGCTCGACGAACAGGGTACTTTTCTGTATCGCCTTACCGGGGTGGTCAGCGACGTGAATTCGGAAGTCGACTATGCCGACCAGAAACGCATGACCCTTGCTCCAAGTTTCACCTGGAACGTCAACGACCGCACCACCCTGACGTTCTACGGCCATTTTCAGAAGGATAACGACACACCCGAGCCGCAGGGTCTCCCTGTGTGGGGCACGGTATTGGCCAACCCCAACGGCACTATCGACCGCGACCGCTTCATTGGTGAGCCCAACTATGCGTCCTACGACCGAGATCAGTACACCCTCGGCTATGAGGTTGCCCACGAGCTGAACGAGGTCTGGACGCTCAAGCAGAACGCGCGCTATGCCTATGTCGACGACCGCTTTGTATCCTTGCTGCACGGCTACGAGTTCATCCCCAACCAGGTCAGTGGTGCAAACGACCTGAGCTCGATTGGCCGCTACGCCATCGACTGGGCGCAGACCAACAAGGTCTATGGCATCGACAACACCGCCCAGGCCGTATTCAAAACGGGCGAGGTCGACCACACGCTGCTGTTGGGGGCCGACTACTACCACTTCAATTCCAGGTTCCTCGGCCGCTACCAGAACAACCCGCCCGGTATTGATCTGTACAACCCGGTTTATGGTCAGCCAGTCGATTTCAGCCTGGTTGCCGAGAACACCTGGGATAACACCATCCGCCAGACCGGGTTGTACCTGCAGGACCAGATCAAGTGGGAACGCTGGTTCCTGACCATCGGTGGCCGTTATGACTGGGCTGTAACTGAAAACAAGCAACCTCTGTACAAAGTCGACAACAGCATCAAGGATGAGAAGTTCTCTGGTCGTGTCGGCTTCGGTTACCTGTTCGACAACGGTATCACCCCATACTTCAGCTATTCCGAATCATTCCAGCCCAATACCGGCACTGACTTTCACCACAACACCTTCGATGCATCGACTGGCAAGCAATACGAAGTGGGTATCAAGTATCAGCCGCCAGGTTCCAACAGTTTCGTGCAGGTGTCGGCTTATCAGATTGACCGCAGGAATGTCCTGACGGCGGACCCGGACCATCTGGGCTATAGCAACCAGTCGGGTGAATTGCGCTCGACTGGGCTGGAGCTCGAAGGCAAAGCTGAGCTCACCCGCAACCTCAACTTGGTGGCCTCGGTCTCGCGTGTCGATACCGAGTACACCAAGGACAACGACGGTATGAAGGGTCGCCATCCGGTAGGTATATCGCCACTGACTGCTGCTACATGGCTGGATTACAAGATGCCAGAGAGCAGCAGCCTGCGCGGCCTGGGTTTTGGGGTTGGCGTCCGTTACGTGCGTAGCAGCCCAGGGACGAGCATGGCCTACCGTGAATTCGATGTCCCGTCGTACTCGGTCTATGACGGCATGATCGCTTACGACCTGGAGAAATCACCTTTGGCGATCAAGGGCGTGCGTATTCAGGCCAATGTCGAGAACATCGATGACAAACGTTACGTAAGCCGGTGCTCCGGTGTGTGGGAGTGCACCTATGGGCAGGGAAGAACGGTCACCGCAAACCTGACCTATGACTGGTGA
- a CDS encoding bleomycin resistance protein gives MLKLSSLVPELIVSDLTRSLAFYCDILGFKIEYERPEDHFAFLSFGGSQLMLEQDWHSESPWRVGPLEPPYGRGINLSIACPDASALVSALEAAGHPLRNPVEERWYRSGESLFGQRNFLVLDPDGYLLRFAEDIGSKPC, from the coding sequence ATGCTGAAGCTTAGTTCCCTTGTCCCCGAGCTCATCGTTTCCGACCTTACGCGAAGCCTTGCCTTCTACTGCGACATCCTTGGTTTCAAGATCGAGTATGAGCGCCCAGAAGACCATTTCGCCTTCCTGTCCTTCGGCGGCAGCCAGCTGATGCTGGAGCAGGACTGGCACAGTGAATCGCCCTGGCGGGTCGGCCCGCTTGAGCCGCCCTATGGGCGAGGGATCAACTTGTCTATCGCATGCCCGGACGCATCAGCGCTGGTTTCGGCACTGGAGGCGGCTGGGCATCCGCTTAGAAACCCGGTTGAAGAGCGTTGGTACCGCAGCGGTGAATCTCTGTTCGGGCAGCGCAATTTTCTGGTGCTCGACCCTGACGGTTACTTGCTGCGCTTTGCAGAAGATATTGGTAGCAAACCCTGCTGA
- a CDS encoding FecR domain-containing protein, with the protein MLSQQNRITPEVARQAAHWHMLMLDEAISVAQRDACARWRAAAPEHERAWQKAQRVRAQLGLLPQQLAMGTLNRERRQMIKQLLALAIVAPLGYAGYRQLVPQQAYATRVGQRKQLTLADGTVLDLNTDTAVDVDFDAHQRLISLRRGEILVDSGPDTLSAHHRPLRVASEQGLMEALGTRFVVRQREGATQLSVLEGAVRVIPTHGPEPTLDAGQQITFDAWGQGALAVAREQDSQWTRGQLVVDEMPLREFLSELGRYRPGWLRCQADVGQLLLSGAFQLDNTDAILAALPATLPVQVDYRTRYWVTVTAR; encoded by the coding sequence ATGCTCAGCCAGCAAAACCGAATCACCCCGGAAGTGGCACGGCAAGCGGCCCACTGGCACATGCTGATGCTCGACGAAGCGATCAGCGTGGCCCAGCGTGATGCCTGTGCCCGCTGGCGCGCGGCGGCGCCCGAGCACGAGCGGGCCTGGCAGAAGGCGCAGCGGGTGCGGGCACAGTTGGGGCTGCTGCCGCAGCAGTTGGCCATGGGTACCCTGAACCGTGAACGTCGACAAATGATCAAGCAACTGCTGGCGCTGGCTATCGTTGCCCCGCTTGGCTATGCAGGTTACCGCCAGCTTGTGCCTCAGCAGGCCTATGCCACCCGCGTTGGCCAACGCAAGCAACTGACACTGGCCGACGGTACGGTTCTGGACCTGAACACCGACACCGCAGTGGATGTAGATTTCGATGCGCATCAACGCCTGATAAGCCTGCGCCGTGGCGAAATTCTGGTGGACAGTGGGCCCGATACCCTCAGCGCTCATCACCGGCCATTGCGCGTAGCCAGCGAGCAAGGCCTGATGGAAGCCCTGGGTACTCGCTTCGTGGTCCGCCAGCGAGAGGGCGCTACTCAACTGTCCGTGCTTGAGGGGGCGGTGCGGGTAATACCGACTCATGGTCCAGAACCAACCCTCGATGCCGGTCAGCAGATTACCTTCGACGCCTGGGGCCAGGGCGCCCTGGCGGTTGCACGTGAACAAGACAGCCAGTGGACGCGTGGCCAATTGGTGGTCGACGAAATGCCGCTGCGCGAATTCCTCAGCGAGCTGGGCCGGTATCGACCGGGCTGGCTTCGCTGCCAGGCTGATGTAGGGCAGCTGCTGCTCAGCGGTGCGTTCCAGTTGGACAATACCGACGCCATCCTGGCCGCATTGCCCGCCACGTTGCCGGTTCAGGTCGATTACCGGACCCGGTACTGGGTGACCGTCACCGCGCGTTAA